One genomic window of Cannabis sativa cultivar Pink pepper isolate KNU-18-1 chromosome 2, ASM2916894v1, whole genome shotgun sequence includes the following:
- the LOC115720959 gene encoding uncharacterized protein LOC115720959 isoform X1, which produces MATETEVPHETSITDEKVELENKVKEDIVSSSKISGAEESPILADPSVKSEATEEKPTAEEEKSKDENSPIPAVITDKLEDKTKDVVPEPVNEAELKVEPVTEAAVKEEPLTEATVKEEPLTEAAVKEEPVTEAAMKEEPITEAAVQKELVTEAVMKEEPVTEVAVQKEPVTEAAVKEEPVTEAAVKDEPVDEAALKVPVVVKEEPVTEALLKEEPVVEAAVKEELVAEAVVKEELVAEAAVKEDPAEVKEEPITEVVVKEEPVTEAIVKEELKEEQIEILEKELDEPSKMINVPELSNEAIEEPKEIVNVEPVKESEPIVKEVEKSTEEPKVEENLAKQIKVTEQVEEKSSVIEPKESVKIETLVNEESLSDKIEHSVKTDHKDDESSLVKASQEVLIGDTEKVGAEEEKKDLSEVQEAEKETAKVEEESAEKKVEIHESQKSEIVTEDLTQPPKEEAVTVSTIEESVVETVVAEEEKKDLNKIDVVANIPKEGGLDIKKDGGEESVEKKVETQEEKEKKSEVPTEVAKEQDASSSTSIAKDSENSFQVADRNIELVEERITETPASTETKKEDKQDQIITIAVRETLEEKFRQDDSEVKEKKPEQTDADKSQDEVVPIIHELVSESQKAETKVKDDEPDVSVEVPQKAEADVKEKEIEKANADKSQDEVGSDVHEVVEESKKAESDIKKTEEGTPVELAKETIDESKQPEVEVKEKEADEKLEVPIEESKVKEEEKKTEANNLEKEKVEDIEKSDKATDEKEVLTKSSQKQSNTILSKVKSSLVKAKKAIIGRSPSSKTPASDGKGDIKVK; this is translated from the exons ATGGCTACTGAGACTGAAGTACCCCATGAAACTTCCATTACTGATGAG AAAGTTGAGCTTGAGAATAAGGTGAAAGAAGATATAGTTTCTTCATCTAAGATTAGTGGAGCTGAGGAGTCACCTATTCTAGCTGACCCTTCAGTTAAATCTGAAGCTACAGAGGAAAAGCCAACTGCAGAAGAAGAAAAATCTAAAGATGAGAACTCACCAATTCCAGCAGTGATAACTGATAAGCTTGAGGATAAGACAAAAGATGTTGTTCCGGAGCCAGTAAATGAGGCTGAACTAAAAGTGGAGCCGGTAACTGAGGCTGCAGTGAAAGAGGAGCCACTAACTGAGGCTACAGTGAAAGAGGAGCCACTAACTGAGGCTGCAGTGAAAGAGGAGCCAGTAACCGAGGCTGCAATGAAAGAGGAGCCAATAACTGAGGCTGCAGTGCAAAAGGAGCTAGTAACCGAGGCTGTGATGAAAGAGGAACCAGTAACTGAGGTTGCAGTGCAAAAGGAGCCAGTAACTGAGGCTGCAGTGAAAGAGGAGCCAGTAACTGAGGCTGCAGTGAAAGATGAACCAGTAGATGAGGCTGCATTGAAAGTACCAGTTGTTGTGAAAGAGGAACCAGTAACTGAAGCCTTATTGAAAGAAGAGCCAGTTGTCGAGGCTGCAGTGAAAGAAGAACTCGTAGCTGAGGCTGTAGTGAAAGAAGAACTAGTAGCTGAGGCTGCGGTAAAAGAAGATCCAGCGGAAGTAAAAGAGGAACCAATAACTGAGGTTGTAGTGAAAGAAGAACCAGTAACTGAGGCTATAGTAAAAGAAGAACTAAAGGAAGAAcaaattgagattttggagaaagAGTTAGACGAGCCATCGAAGATGATTAATGTTCCTGAATTGTCGAATGAAGCAATAGAGGAACCAAAGGAGATAGTGAATGTTGAACCTGTCAAAGAATCAGAACCAATAGTGAAAGAAGTTGAAAAATCTACTGAAGAACCTAAAGTGGAGGAAAACCTGGCAAAACAAATCAAAGTCACTGAACAAGTTGAAGAAAAGTCTTCTGTGATTGAGCCTAAGGAAAGTGTGAAGATTGAAACATTAGTAAATGAAGAGTCTCTGTCTGATAAGATTGAGCACTCAGTAAAAACTGATCATAAAGATGATGAGTCCAGTTTGGTCAAAGCATCACAAGAAGTTTTGATTGGTGACACAGAGAAGGTTGGTGCTGAGGAAGAAAAAAAGGATCTAAGTGAAGTTCAAGAGGCTGAGAAGGAGACAGCAAAGGTTGAAGAAGAGTCTGCTGAAAAGAAAGTGGAAATTCATGAGAGCCAAAAAAGCGAAATAGTAACTGAAGATTTAACTCAACCACCTAAAGAAGAGGCTGTCACGGTTAGCACGATTGAGGAAAGTGTTGTAGAAACAGTTGTTGCAGAGGAAGAAAAGAAGGATTTAAACAAGATTGATGTTGTGGCCAACATACCGAAAGAGGGAGGACTTGACATAAAGAAGGATGGAGGAGAAGAGTCTGTGGAAAAGAAAGTAGAAACTCAAGAAGAAAAGGAAAAGAAGAGTGAGGTGCCAACTGAAGTAGCTAAAGAACAAGATGCTAGCAGTTCAACTTCTATAGCCAAAGATAGCGAGAATTCATTTCAGGTTGCTGATAGAAATATTGAGTTGGTGGAGGAGAGGATAACTGAGACACCAGCTTCAACTGAAACAAAAAAAGAGGATAAGCAGGATCAAATTATTACTATCGCTGTTCGCGAAACACTTGAAGAAAAATTCAGGCAAGATGACTCTGAAGTTAAAGAGAAGAAACCAGAACAAACTGATGCAGACAAGTCCCAGGATGAAGTAGTTCCAATTATTCATGAGCTTGTTTCAGAATCCCAAAAAGCTGAGACTAAAGTTAAAGATGATGAGCCTGATGTTTCTGTTGAAGTACCACAGAAGGCTGAGGCTGAtgttaaagaaaaagaaattgagaAAGCTAATGCAGATAAATCCCAGGATGAAGTAGGTTCAGATGTTCATGAAGTTGTTGAAGAGTCCAAGAAAGCTGAGTCTGATATTAAGAAAACTGAAGAAGGTACTCCAGTTGAGTTGGCAAAAGAAACAATTGATGAGTCTAAGCAACCTGAGGTTGAAGTTAAGGAAAAAGAGGCTGATGAAAAGCTTGAAGTACCAATTGAAGAGTCCAAAGTTAAAGAAGAGGAGAAGAAAACTGAAGCAAATAATTTGGAGAAAGAAAAAGTTGAAGACATTGAAAAATCTGACAAAGCTACAGATGAAAAAGAAGTTCTAACCAAGTCCAGTCAGAAGCAGTCAAACACCATTCTGTCAAAGGTGAAAAGTTCACTTGTTAAAGCTAAAAAAGCCATCATTGGGAGATCTCCAAGCTCAAAAACACCAGCTTCTGATGGCAAAGGGGACATTAAAGTCAAGTAA
- the LOC115720959 gene encoding uncharacterized protein LOC115720959 isoform X2 → MATETEVPHETSITDEKVELENKVKEDIVSSSKISGAEESPILADPSVKSEATEEKPTAEEEKSKDENSPIPAVITDKLEDKTKDVVPEPVNEAELKVEPVTEAAVKEEPLTEATVKEEPLTEAAVKEEPVTEAAMKEEPITEAAVQKELVTEAVMKEEPVTEAAVKEEPVTEAAVKDEPVDEAALKVPVVVKEEPVTEALLKEEPVVEAAVKEELVAEAVVKEELVAEAAVKEDPAEVKEEPITEVVVKEEPVTEAIVKEELKEEQIEILEKELDEPSKMINVPELSNEAIEEPKEIVNVEPVKESEPIVKEVEKSTEEPKVEENLAKQIKVTEQVEEKSSVIEPKESVKIETLVNEESLSDKIEHSVKTDHKDDESSLVKASQEVLIGDTEKVGAEEEKKDLSEVQEAEKETAKVEEESAEKKVEIHESQKSEIVTEDLTQPPKEEAVTVSTIEESVVETVVAEEEKKDLNKIDVVANIPKEGGLDIKKDGGEESVEKKVETQEEKEKKSEVPTEVAKEQDASSSTSIAKDSENSFQVADRNIELVEERITETPASTETKKEDKQDQIITIAVRETLEEKFRQDDSEVKEKKPEQTDADKSQDEVVPIIHELVSESQKAETKVKDDEPDVSVEVPQKAEADVKEKEIEKANADKSQDEVGSDVHEVVEESKKAESDIKKTEEGTPVELAKETIDESKQPEVEVKEKEADEKLEVPIEESKVKEEEKKTEANNLEKEKVEDIEKSDKATDEKEVLTKSSQKQSNTILSKVKSSLVKAKKAIIGRSPSSKTPASDGKGDIKVK, encoded by the exons ATGGCTACTGAGACTGAAGTACCCCATGAAACTTCCATTACTGATGAG AAAGTTGAGCTTGAGAATAAGGTGAAAGAAGATATAGTTTCTTCATCTAAGATTAGTGGAGCTGAGGAGTCACCTATTCTAGCTGACCCTTCAGTTAAATCTGAAGCTACAGAGGAAAAGCCAACTGCAGAAGAAGAAAAATCTAAAGATGAGAACTCACCAATTCCAGCAGTGATAACTGATAAGCTTGAGGATAAGACAAAAGATGTTGTTCCGGAGCCAGTAAATGAGGCTGAACTAAAAGTGGAGCCGGTAACTGAGGCTGCAGTGAAAGAGGAGCCACTAACTGAGGCTACAGTGAAAGAGGAGCCACTAACTGAGGCTGCAGTGAAAGAGGAGCCAGTAACCGAGGCTGCAATGAAAGAGGAGCCAATAACTGAGGCTGCAGTGCAAAAGGAGCTAGTAACCGAGGCTGTGATGAAAGAGGAACCAGTAACTGAG GCTGCAGTGAAAGAGGAGCCAGTAACTGAGGCTGCAGTGAAAGATGAACCAGTAGATGAGGCTGCATTGAAAGTACCAGTTGTTGTGAAAGAGGAACCAGTAACTGAAGCCTTATTGAAAGAAGAGCCAGTTGTCGAGGCTGCAGTGAAAGAAGAACTCGTAGCTGAGGCTGTAGTGAAAGAAGAACTAGTAGCTGAGGCTGCGGTAAAAGAAGATCCAGCGGAAGTAAAAGAGGAACCAATAACTGAGGTTGTAGTGAAAGAAGAACCAGTAACTGAGGCTATAGTAAAAGAAGAACTAAAGGAAGAAcaaattgagattttggagaaagAGTTAGACGAGCCATCGAAGATGATTAATGTTCCTGAATTGTCGAATGAAGCAATAGAGGAACCAAAGGAGATAGTGAATGTTGAACCTGTCAAAGAATCAGAACCAATAGTGAAAGAAGTTGAAAAATCTACTGAAGAACCTAAAGTGGAGGAAAACCTGGCAAAACAAATCAAAGTCACTGAACAAGTTGAAGAAAAGTCTTCTGTGATTGAGCCTAAGGAAAGTGTGAAGATTGAAACATTAGTAAATGAAGAGTCTCTGTCTGATAAGATTGAGCACTCAGTAAAAACTGATCATAAAGATGATGAGTCCAGTTTGGTCAAAGCATCACAAGAAGTTTTGATTGGTGACACAGAGAAGGTTGGTGCTGAGGAAGAAAAAAAGGATCTAAGTGAAGTTCAAGAGGCTGAGAAGGAGACAGCAAAGGTTGAAGAAGAGTCTGCTGAAAAGAAAGTGGAAATTCATGAGAGCCAAAAAAGCGAAATAGTAACTGAAGATTTAACTCAACCACCTAAAGAAGAGGCTGTCACGGTTAGCACGATTGAGGAAAGTGTTGTAGAAACAGTTGTTGCAGAGGAAGAAAAGAAGGATTTAAACAAGATTGATGTTGTGGCCAACATACCGAAAGAGGGAGGACTTGACATAAAGAAGGATGGAGGAGAAGAGTCTGTGGAAAAGAAAGTAGAAACTCAAGAAGAAAAGGAAAAGAAGAGTGAGGTGCCAACTGAAGTAGCTAAAGAACAAGATGCTAGCAGTTCAACTTCTATAGCCAAAGATAGCGAGAATTCATTTCAGGTTGCTGATAGAAATATTGAGTTGGTGGAGGAGAGGATAACTGAGACACCAGCTTCAACTGAAACAAAAAAAGAGGATAAGCAGGATCAAATTATTACTATCGCTGTTCGCGAAACACTTGAAGAAAAATTCAGGCAAGATGACTCTGAAGTTAAAGAGAAGAAACCAGAACAAACTGATGCAGACAAGTCCCAGGATGAAGTAGTTCCAATTATTCATGAGCTTGTTTCAGAATCCCAAAAAGCTGAGACTAAAGTTAAAGATGATGAGCCTGATGTTTCTGTTGAAGTACCACAGAAGGCTGAGGCTGAtgttaaagaaaaagaaattgagaAAGCTAATGCAGATAAATCCCAGGATGAAGTAGGTTCAGATGTTCATGAAGTTGTTGAAGAGTCCAAGAAAGCTGAGTCTGATATTAAGAAAACTGAAGAAGGTACTCCAGTTGAGTTGGCAAAAGAAACAATTGATGAGTCTAAGCAACCTGAGGTTGAAGTTAAGGAAAAAGAGGCTGATGAAAAGCTTGAAGTACCAATTGAAGAGTCCAAAGTTAAAGAAGAGGAGAAGAAAACTGAAGCAAATAATTTGGAGAAAGAAAAAGTTGAAGACATTGAAAAATCTGACAAAGCTACAGATGAAAAAGAAGTTCTAACCAAGTCCAGTCAGAAGCAGTCAAACACCATTCTGTCAAAGGTGAAAAGTTCACTTGTTAAAGCTAAAAAAGCCATCATTGGGAGATCTCCAAGCTCAAAAACACCAGCTTCTGATGGCAAAGGGGACATTAAAGTCAAGTAA